The nucleotide sequence GCCGCTTGTGTATGATGACAATTGCCACCTATTTTGACCTGTTGCTTGCCATCCCTATCTTCCATGTGCAAGCAGCAGAAGAATACAATTCTTGTGGATTATTGATGCCTTTTTGATCATCCAGTGATTGAGAACATGTCGGAAAAGAATCGAGACGCGGAAAGGATGAATCGCGAAGGTGGCGCTGATGCTTGGGGTTCTAAAAGGCCAAAAACACCGCCTTGGGATGCAGCAGAGTATAGTCAACTCATCtctgcagggccgttgctgccactactagaataGTATGCAGGCGTAGGTATGATGCGTGGTAACAAAAAGAAGAGAACAGTTGCCAACTTTGcaacgatgaagatgacattctacttatgtcctacactcccatttttttgcaggttcttatgaccaaaacactctCAGGGGGGCCCCATGGCAAGTTCAGTCACAAGGCGCTAACACTGACATATTTACGGGCAACCAACCTCAACTAGCTAGTATGGCTAATCAAGGTAATGCAAAACCAAAAAAAACACATACTGCTGTGGACGTGAAAAATGGACATGCAAAAAAACTGGCAAGAGGACTCACGAGTTATCACGGGTGAAAATGCAGggccttcatgcagcacgtggcatcagccagcacccatgtacctgccatcgacgtcatacacagGTCAGTCCATAAAAAAAGTGAAGTTGCGGATGTTCAATTAGCAGAAGGGGCATAGTTGGCAGCTCCAAATTGCCATGACTGGACTTCTACAATTGCCATGAATTTAAAACTACATTTGCCATCCCTGGACAACTGTTGTTGCCATCAGTGGACACTTGCAGTTGCCATGGAgaaacaactgcagttgccatgccagaGCAACTACAATTGCCATGTCATCGCAACTGCAGTTGCAATGGAGGAACAACTGCGGTTGCCATGCCGATGCAACTATAGTTGCCATGCCAGTAAAACCGCAGTTGCCACATCAGGGGCGACTGCAGTTGTCGTGCTAGCACAAACTGCAAATTGCCATGAATTGACCAACCACTACTATGCTTACAGCGTATTACGCTGGTGGTGACACGGCAATCGTCCCATGGCAAGCTTCACAAATTGCAGGTGGAGCACGACATTTTGGTGtcacagaccacacaagatggCCAAATGCAGCACAACAAGGTAAGGAAAAAAATGAACCACAAAAAACATCACTACATTTGTTGTTTGTAGTTTTTTGTAGGcaaaacaatagttgccatgtttgttgaacaGTACCTGCCATGACTGGACAGCTACAGCTGCCACACATGTCCACACGCAGTCTCACGGCTTGCTGTTTGAAAAAATGTCGTGCCAAATCAATCGAAGATGGTGTGATCCGTTGTGATACACATCTTATTCAACCAAAAAATCTTACTCTCGTGCTTGTTTTTTCTATTACAGAACCTACAACTACAGTGAACAGCGGtgcggggacatctactgcggggagctctgagcgcacggaagacgcgttccaccagccagcagactgtcatgccgcaaacaatttcgagtcagagtcgggaatggcaatcattccagcaatgccgacgagcacccctttgaacacaagcactaGCAACACTCGAGTAGATGGAACTGCCGCCGATACTGAAGCGAATGATGAAACTGACGACGACGCACAAgaggatgaagatggtgggcaatccGAGATTTGGATCGTTCGCAGAAGCAAAGGAATACTACCAGGCATACGCAAAGTTCCATggatttgcggtcaacaccgagtaccataggaaaattaagaaaactaatgAGTACGGCaaaggtgagatgaggtgccacaaggcacggaggaacaagaaggggaaaggtgttgcgcctgtcgttccggaacgaaagagaggcatcattctcaagacggggtgccctgtccggtgtaagctaaacgtagatggagcaACATGGGTGGTCAATGagtattttgacgagcacaaccacaaactcataaagaagttcgacctggtgaaatttctgaccgcccacaaagggttcacccccgtcgaaaggaaattcgtaaagctgctacatgattgtaacgtcggtccatcaagaatggtacagatactatctctcatccacagcaaaaaggggactctgagtagcatgccgtacataccagctgacgtcacaaacctacaggccaagtaccgtagagagagcaagttggcagACATAGAGGCCACAATAGCCTACTTCGATGCGAAAGcaaaggaagatccagatttcttctacaggataaggttggacgatgaggaccgtgtcaggatgtattgggtggatggtgctgcaaggagagcctacaaacatttccgagattgcatttcattcgacgcgacgtacctcaccaatatgtacgagatgccatgcgctccgttcataggaataaataatcacaatcagtcgttgcagttcggATGCGGCCTCGTCCGGAACGAAGACACAgatgggtacgtttggctgttcaagaccttcttggagtgcatggatggacttgctccgatgaacataataacggaccaagatttcagcatgcgtgcaggcatagaggaggtctttccgttggcagtgcataggaactgcaggtggcacattataaagaaggctgaggagacgctaggaccgttctttgccgaccgtccagagctgcacaaggcattcgagctgtgcgtggaccacagcttgacggtggaggagtttgaaaggagctggatggccatgactGAAACACATCAAGTCCAGGATAATGAGACTCTTGttagcctgtgggagaagcgaatgtactgggtgccggcctacttcatgcagtgcttcttcccctttctgcagactacgcagcgcagcgaggggttcaatgctgttttaaAGCGGTACatcagccctggcaactcattgctgcagtttgccaagcagtacacagctttgcaacaaaaaattctgggatctgagctacagcaagaagcgacCACAGCCctaaagcagccaaaattgctaacgtatttaccgatggagaggcaaatgagcaagatatacaccaacaagatctttaacaagtaagtcagttgcatTACAGTCTTATTTGCATAAAAAGCACCAAGTCAGTAGGGGCCTTATAgagtgcaatgcagttgccatgacATGCATGTAACGCCCCAgttatactttccatatttgtatccaactcttgccgtctccggcgctaagttatatttatttctcgggtttgggtctttgtcttcgtgtgtgttgttttcgttttcatgcatctcatatcaggtcatcacgtgcattgcatttgcatacatgttcacctcatgcattcgagcattttccccgttgtccgttttgcattccggcgtttcgttctcctccggtggtcatttctacctttctttcttgtgtggggtttaaacatttccggattggaccgagtcttgccaagcggtcttggtttactaccggtagaccgcctgtcaagtttcgggtcatttggacttcgtttgataccccaacggttaaccgagggaccgaaaaggcctcgtgtgtgttgcagcccaacaccccccaaatttggcccaaaacccaccaaactctgctccatgtcctagagcgttcgatcacgatcgtgtgggcgaaaaccgcacctcatttggactctcctagctccctctatgcctatatatacacccctccgttttcggatctctccctctccccgaaaccctaaaaaaaaaaagatttccttcctccgccgccgacggacgtgtccggatcggaccggacaccgtccgccccgccgccgtcccggccaccggacgccgccccgccggccgtcgtccccgccttcgccggcgtcgcctcgggaggcgcgccccgacccggctgctacagtgcccgaaccctagatctgagatctaaaccgagggttgactttttccctctccctctaatttttatgcattctttgactgcttgtatctccgcaaccgaaactccgttttgggcatataatatatcaaaatcttcgtctcgacatgtacatcatttcattccattgcataatttgcatttgaggtcatcttgatacccaaaatgctgtgagaaggaggcttcgtgagttaaattgcagatccgttagttcatcatgcacttttgtcatttttgctatatttaattcgtgcatgatatgcctgtgcccctttgggatgttttgtgaagcattttgtcttctttccagaggtgccacccatgcatttttaggatgtgtgtgttgtcttgtgcaagcttgcgaagagaggtacctgagattgcagatttcagggacttagtgattttcactaagtctgggatattttagttcatgatgccatatgtccagcttgtttcctagtgatccgtgcctcttttgaggatgatcagtaagggagttttgatatttatgtcatgctctatccatccatgtctttgttggcatttgtggagtgctctaggttgactcaatcgagctcaaattttgcttcgttgttaatctgggcagatcgtcaacttgtttgcgatttcgccgatgctaccgttagtgttccatgcatgctatgccttcgttcttgccatgtgtagctagcactttgtgccttcttgctggttatatgcttcccttgccatgacttgcaccgtagtgagtgcatcgagctcgtttacatgccttcgtgagttagatttcagcatgtctcagttttcactaagtctgaaaactgattgtgttcgagcgatgttcgtgagctcggtagagtattttgtgaacccttttggccccaggtcactttgggtgttttttaaagcttgttgagtagctccatgccatgttcttacttgtcatgttcaggttttctatcatgttgttttgctgctccgaagagggcttcgtgatctgaaatttcagactagtgttaatttcactaagtctgaaatctgttttgcatttgcgttttagccatgcttgtttgaacctcttaatggatgaatttgcctgtggctcagtgctagtgttttgtcgaccatcttgtgtacttcactgccatgtattttgttttcatgtttggtggctgtagcatgttcattccgttgcatttagatgcctacttgctgtaagtcgcataccggtgtcgtatcttaaaacgcttgccatttccaaaccgtagctccgattcctatgatctttatatcgttttcgagcgatttcatcccctctatccagtggcacacttggtttt is from Triticum aestivum cultivar Chinese Spring chromosome 1B, IWGSC CS RefSeq v2.1, whole genome shotgun sequence and encodes:
- the LOC123077922 gene encoding uncharacterized protein is translated as MEEQLRLPCRCNYSCHATYYAGGDTAIVPWQASQIAGGARHFGVTDHTRWPNAAQQEPTTTVNSGAGTSTAGSSERTEDAFHQPADCHAANNFESESGMAIIPAMPTSTPLNTSTSNTRVDGTAADTEANDETDDDAQEDEDGGQSEIWIVRRSKGILPGIRKVPWICGQHRVP